A window from Urocitellus parryii isolate mUroPar1 chromosome 1, mUroPar1.hap1, whole genome shotgun sequence encodes these proteins:
- the Spegnb gene encoding SPEG neighbor protein — MRMSKAAPAKKPAAPPPGCTLDINDPQVQSAAIRIQASYRGHRPRPRGRSRKELREKGPPRVLEPLKDVVLIEGSAAKLTCRISAFPDPFIRWSKDGKELRDGPKYRYVFEDPDVVALVVRDGELADLGQYSINVTNPFGQCSDSARILVEVPAKIQKGPDNTKARKGTTVTLTAEIMGEPPPDVGWTKDGEDIEEDDRVFFEIGTTTTTLTIRRATPQDSGKYEVYVENSLGMDQSFARVDVA, encoded by the exons ATGCGG ATGTCCAAAGCAGCTCCTGCCAAAAAACCAGCAGCCCCACCTCCAGGATGTACCCTGGATATTAACGACCCTCAGGTTCAGAGCGCTGCCATTCGCATCCAGGCCTCTTACCGGGGCCACAG ACCGCGCCCGCGGGGTAGGTCCAGGAAGGAGTTGCGCGAGAAGGGGCCGCCGCGGGTGCTGGAGCCACTGAAAGACGTGGTGCTGATCGAGGGCAGCGCTGCCAAGTTGACTTGCCGCATTTCGGCTTTCCCTGACCCGTTCATCCGCTGGAGCAAGGATGGCAAGGAACTGCGCGACGGGCCCAAGTACCGCTATGTCTTCGAGGACCCTGACGTTGTGGCACTGGTGGTGCGCGACGGCGAACTAGCAGACCTGGGCCAGTATAGCATCAACGTAACCAACCCTTTCGGCCAGTGCTCAGACTCGGCGCGCATCCTCGTGGAAG tACCCGCTAAGATTCAAAAGGGACCGGACAACACTAAAGCACGCAAAGGCACCACGGTAACGCTGACCGCGGAGATCATGGGAGAGCCTCCACCAGACGTGGGTTGGACTAAGGACGGGGAGGACATCGAGGAGGACGACAG GGTGTTCTTCGAGATCGGTACTACCACCACGACGCTGACCATTCGCCGGGCCACACCTCAGGACAGCGGCAAGTACGAAGTGTACGTGGAGAACAGCCTGGGCATGGATCAGAGCTTCGCTCGCGTGGACGTGGCCTGA
- the Gmppa gene encoding mannose-1-phosphate guanylyltransferase regulatory subunit alpha isoform X1: protein MLKAVILIGGPQKGTRFRPLSFEVPKPLFPVAGVPMIQHHIEACAQVPGMQEILLIGFYQPDEALTQFLEAAQQEFNLPIRYLQEFAPLGTGGGLYHFRDQILAGGPEAFFVLNADVCSDFPLSAMLDAHRCERHPFLLLGTTANRTQSLNYGCIVENPQTHEVLHYVEKPSTFISDIINCGIYLFSPEALKPLRDVFQRNQQDGQLEDSPGSWPGAGTIRLEQDVFSALAGQGQIYVHLTDGIWSQIKSAGSALYASRLYLGRYQITHPERLAKHTSGGPRIRGTHPAPVVNLCPSPSPIASTPDPRSRGESQSLPLPIQIRFGVFGPRSSLLLLGNVYIHPTAKVAPSAVLGPNVSIGKGVTVGEGVRLRESIVLHGATLQEHTCILHSIVGWGSTVGRWARVEGTPNDPNPNDPRARMDSESLFKDGKLLPAITILGCRVRIPAEVLILNSIVLPHKELSRSFTNQIIL, encoded by the exons ATGCTGAAAGCTGTCATCCTGATTGGAGGCCCTCAAAAGG gaACTCGCTTCAGGCCTTTGTCTTTTGAGGTGCCCAAACCATTGTTTCCTGTGGCTGGGGTCCCTATGATCCAACACCATATTGAAGCCTGTGCCCAG GTCCCTGGAATGCAGGAGATTCTGCTCATTGGCTTCTACCAGCCTGATGAGGCCCTTACCCAATTCCTAGAAGCTGCTCAGCAGGAGTTCAACCTTCCAATCAG GTACCTTCAGGAATTTGCCCCCCTGGGCACAGGAGGAGGTCTCTACCATTTTCGGGACCAGATCCTAGCTGGAGGCCCTGAAGCATTCTTCGTGCTCAATGCTGACGTCTGCTCTGACTTCCCCTTGAGTGCTATGTTGGATGCTCACAGATGCGAGCGCCACCCTTTCTTACTCCTTGGCACTACG GCTAACAGAACACAGTCCCTCAACTATGGCTGCATCGTTGAGAATCCACAGACACATGAG GTCCTGCACTATGTGGAGAAACCCAGCACATTTATTAGTGACATCATCAACTGCGGCATCTATCTCTTTTCTCCGGAAGCCCTGAAACCTCTTCGGGACGTCTTCCAGCGTAATCAGCAGGATGGGCAACT GGAGGACTCTCCAGGTTCATGGCCTGGGGCAGGGACCATCCGCCTGGAGCAAGATGTGTTCTCAGCCCTGGCTGGGCAAGGCCAGATCTATGTGCACCTCACTGATGGCATCTGGAGTCAGATCAAGTCTGCTGG CTCAGCTCTCTATGCCTCTCGCCTCTATCTGGGCCGATATCAGATCACTCACCCAGAACGTCTGGCCAAGCACACATCAGGGGGTCCAAGAATCCGAGGTACCCACCCAGCCCCAGTTGTTAACCTTTGCCCATCCCCGTCCCCCATTGCTTCCACTCCTGACCCCAGGTCCAGAGGTGAGTCTCAATCCCTGCCCCTTCCCATTCAGATAAGGTTTGGGGTATTTGGACCCAGGTCCTCTCTTCTGCTTCTAGGAAACGTTTACATCCACCCCACTGCTAAAGTGGCCCCGTCAGCTGTG CTAGGCCCCAATGTCTCCATCGGGAAGGGAGTGACTGTGGGTGAAGGTGTGCGGCTTCGAGAGAGCATTGTCCTCCATGGAGCCACGTTGCAG GAGCACACATGTATTCTGCACAGTATCGTGGGCTGGGGAAGCACAGTTGGACGCTGGGCTCGTGTGGAGGGGACCCCCAATGACCCCAATCCCAATGACCCTCGAGCCCGCATGGACAGCGAGAGCCTCTTCAAAGATGGCAAGCTGCTGCCTGCTATCACCATCCTGG GCTGCCGAGTCCGGATCCCTGCCGAGGTGCTTATCCTGAACTCGATTGTTCTGCCACACAAGGAATTGAGCCGCAGTTTCACCAACCAGATCATCCTCTGA
- the Gmppa gene encoding mannose-1-phosphate guanylyltransferase regulatory subunit alpha isoform X2 — MLKAVILIGGPQKGTRFRPLSFEVPKPLFPVAGVPMIQHHIEACAQVPGMQEILLIGFYQPDEALTQFLEAAQQEFNLPIRYLQEFAPLGTGGGLYHFRDQILAGGPEAFFVLNADVCSDFPLSAMLDAHRCERHPFLLLGTTANRTQSLNYGCIVENPQTHEVLHYVEKPSTFISDIINCGIYLFSPEALKPLRDVFQRNQQDGQLCLALGEDSPGSWPGAGTIRLEQDVFSALAGQGQIYVHLTDGIWSQIKSAGSALYASRLYLGRYQITHPERLAKHTSGGPRIRGNVYIHPTAKVAPSAVLGPNVSIGKGVTVGEGVRLRESIVLHGATLQEHTCILHSIVGWGSTVGRWARVEGTPNDPNPNDPRARMDSESLFKDGKLLPAITILGCRVRIPAEVLILNSIVLPHKELSRSFTNQIIL; from the exons ATGCTGAAAGCTGTCATCCTGATTGGAGGCCCTCAAAAGG gaACTCGCTTCAGGCCTTTGTCTTTTGAGGTGCCCAAACCATTGTTTCCTGTGGCTGGGGTCCCTATGATCCAACACCATATTGAAGCCTGTGCCCAG GTCCCTGGAATGCAGGAGATTCTGCTCATTGGCTTCTACCAGCCTGATGAGGCCCTTACCCAATTCCTAGAAGCTGCTCAGCAGGAGTTCAACCTTCCAATCAG GTACCTTCAGGAATTTGCCCCCCTGGGCACAGGAGGAGGTCTCTACCATTTTCGGGACCAGATCCTAGCTGGAGGCCCTGAAGCATTCTTCGTGCTCAATGCTGACGTCTGCTCTGACTTCCCCTTGAGTGCTATGTTGGATGCTCACAGATGCGAGCGCCACCCTTTCTTACTCCTTGGCACTACG GCTAACAGAACACAGTCCCTCAACTATGGCTGCATCGTTGAGAATCCACAGACACATGAG GTCCTGCACTATGTGGAGAAACCCAGCACATTTATTAGTGACATCATCAACTGCGGCATCTATCTCTTTTCTCCGGAAGCCCTGAAACCTCTTCGGGACGTCTTCCAGCGTAATCAGCAGGATGGGCAACT CTGCCTTGCTCTGGG GGAGGACTCTCCAGGTTCATGGCCTGGGGCAGGGACCATCCGCCTGGAGCAAGATGTGTTCTCAGCCCTGGCTGGGCAAGGCCAGATCTATGTGCACCTCACTGATGGCATCTGGAGTCAGATCAAGTCTGCTGG CTCAGCTCTCTATGCCTCTCGCCTCTATCTGGGCCGATATCAGATCACTCACCCAGAACGTCTGGCCAAGCACACATCAGGGGGTCCAAGAATCCGAG GAAACGTTTACATCCACCCCACTGCTAAAGTGGCCCCGTCAGCTGTG CTAGGCCCCAATGTCTCCATCGGGAAGGGAGTGACTGTGGGTGAAGGTGTGCGGCTTCGAGAGAGCATTGTCCTCCATGGAGCCACGTTGCAG GAGCACACATGTATTCTGCACAGTATCGTGGGCTGGGGAAGCACAGTTGGACGCTGGGCTCGTGTGGAGGGGACCCCCAATGACCCCAATCCCAATGACCCTCGAGCCCGCATGGACAGCGAGAGCCTCTTCAAAGATGGCAAGCTGCTGCCTGCTATCACCATCCTGG GCTGCCGAGTCCGGATCCCTGCCGAGGTGCTTATCCTGAACTCGATTGTTCTGCCACACAAGGAATTGAGCCGCAGTTTCACCAACCAGATCATCCTCTGA
- the Gmppa gene encoding mannose-1-phosphate guanylyltransferase regulatory subunit alpha isoform X3 — protein sequence MLKAVILIGGPQKGTRFRPLSFEVPKPLFPVAGVPMIQHHIEACAQVPGMQEILLIGFYQPDEALTQFLEAAQQEFNLPIRYLQEFAPLGTGGGLYHFRDQILAGGPEAFFVLNADVCSDFPLSAMLDAHRCERHPFLLLGTTANRTQSLNYGCIVENPQTHEVLHYVEKPSTFISDIINCGIYLFSPEALKPLRDVFQRNQQDGQLEDSPGSWPGAGTIRLEQDVFSALAGQGQIYVHLTDGIWSQIKSAGSALYASRLYLGRYQITHPERLAKHTSGGPRIRGNVYIHPTAKVAPSAVLGPNVSIGKGVTVGEGVRLRESIVLHGATLQEHTCILHSIVGWGSTVGRWARVEGTPNDPNPNDPRARMDSESLFKDGKLLPAITILGCRVRIPAEVLILNSIVLPHKELSRSFTNQIIL from the exons ATGCTGAAAGCTGTCATCCTGATTGGAGGCCCTCAAAAGG gaACTCGCTTCAGGCCTTTGTCTTTTGAGGTGCCCAAACCATTGTTTCCTGTGGCTGGGGTCCCTATGATCCAACACCATATTGAAGCCTGTGCCCAG GTCCCTGGAATGCAGGAGATTCTGCTCATTGGCTTCTACCAGCCTGATGAGGCCCTTACCCAATTCCTAGAAGCTGCTCAGCAGGAGTTCAACCTTCCAATCAG GTACCTTCAGGAATTTGCCCCCCTGGGCACAGGAGGAGGTCTCTACCATTTTCGGGACCAGATCCTAGCTGGAGGCCCTGAAGCATTCTTCGTGCTCAATGCTGACGTCTGCTCTGACTTCCCCTTGAGTGCTATGTTGGATGCTCACAGATGCGAGCGCCACCCTTTCTTACTCCTTGGCACTACG GCTAACAGAACACAGTCCCTCAACTATGGCTGCATCGTTGAGAATCCACAGACACATGAG GTCCTGCACTATGTGGAGAAACCCAGCACATTTATTAGTGACATCATCAACTGCGGCATCTATCTCTTTTCTCCGGAAGCCCTGAAACCTCTTCGGGACGTCTTCCAGCGTAATCAGCAGGATGGGCAACT GGAGGACTCTCCAGGTTCATGGCCTGGGGCAGGGACCATCCGCCTGGAGCAAGATGTGTTCTCAGCCCTGGCTGGGCAAGGCCAGATCTATGTGCACCTCACTGATGGCATCTGGAGTCAGATCAAGTCTGCTGG CTCAGCTCTCTATGCCTCTCGCCTCTATCTGGGCCGATATCAGATCACTCACCCAGAACGTCTGGCCAAGCACACATCAGGGGGTCCAAGAATCCGAG GAAACGTTTACATCCACCCCACTGCTAAAGTGGCCCCGTCAGCTGTG CTAGGCCCCAATGTCTCCATCGGGAAGGGAGTGACTGTGGGTGAAGGTGTGCGGCTTCGAGAGAGCATTGTCCTCCATGGAGCCACGTTGCAG GAGCACACATGTATTCTGCACAGTATCGTGGGCTGGGGAAGCACAGTTGGACGCTGGGCTCGTGTGGAGGGGACCCCCAATGACCCCAATCCCAATGACCCTCGAGCCCGCATGGACAGCGAGAGCCTCTTCAAAGATGGCAAGCTGCTGCCTGCTATCACCATCCTGG GCTGCCGAGTCCGGATCCCTGCCGAGGTGCTTATCCTGAACTCGATTGTTCTGCCACACAAGGAATTGAGCCGCAGTTTCACCAACCAGATCATCCTCTGA